From Thermodesulfobacteriota bacterium, a single genomic window includes:
- a CDS encoding NADH-quinone oxidoreductase subunit B family protein yields the protein MGVNMNPLLGGDGFITTKLSSFANWARKNSLWPMPFGTACCAIEMMGVFASRFDLSRFGAEVARFSPRQADLMIVSGTITYKMASICRRIYEQMPEPKWVIAMGSCTCGGGPFDSYAVVQGIDEFLPVDVYVGGCPPRPEALIDAVMKIQKKIEIEGAPLV from the coding sequence ATGGGAGTAAATATGAACCCACTCCTTGGGGGAGACGGCTTTATAACTACAAAACTCAGTTCGTTCGCAAACTGGGCCCGAAAGAATAGTCTATGGCCCATGCCTTTTGGTACAGCCTGTTGTGCAATCGAGATGATGGGGGTGTTTGCTTCACGCTTTGACCTATCAAGATTCGGTGCTGAGGTGGCCAGATTTTCTCCACGACAGGCCGACCTGATGATAGTATCCGGCACAATAACATATAAAATGGCTTCAATCTGCAGGAGGATCTATGAGCAGATGCCGGAACCTAAGTGGGTAATTGCAATGGGGTCATGCACATGTGGCGGTGGTCCTTTTGATAGCTATGCGGTCGTTCAGGGAATAGACGAGTTCCTTCCTGTCGATGTTTATGTGGGAGGTTGTCCGCCCAGACCAGAGGCTTTGATCGATGCTGTTATGAAGATCCAGAAGAAGATAGAGATCGAGGGAGCACCACTTGTATGA
- a CDS encoding NADH-quinone oxidoreductase subunit C, with translation MSLDLPEIIQSLQKSFPGVVIDSRLFRGEITLIIKRENIREVCKHLKFGMGFLFLVDVTAVDYLGIKTPRYEVIYHVHRFGSDFDENLKIRLKVEIPEDNVSVDSVTPVWSGADWLEREVFDMFGIEFVGHPDPRRILMPEDYEPFPLRKDFDVRNREPSKKSFERALEEG, from the coding sequence ATGAGTTTAGATCTGCCTGAAATCATACAGTCTCTACAGAAAAGTTTCCCGGGTGTGGTTATAGACAGCAGACTATTTAGGGGTGAAATAACCCTTATTATAAAGAGAGAAAATATCAGGGAAGTTTGCAAGCATCTTAAATTTGGCATGGGTTTTTTATTTCTAGTCGATGTAACTGCGGTAGATTATTTGGGAATTAAAACCCCTCGCTATGAAGTAATATATCACGTTCATAGGTTTGGTTCCGATTTTGATGAAAATCTGAAGATAAGATTGAAAGTAGAAATTCCCGAAGATAATGTAAGTGTTGATTCTGTGACACCGGTTTGGAGTGGGGCTGACTGGCTAGAGAGGGAGGTTTTCGACATGTTCGGAATAGAATTTGTGGGCCACCCCGACCCGAGAAGAATTCTGATGCCAGAAGATTATGAACCCTTCCCTTTGCGAAAGGACTTTGATGTTAGAAATAGAGAACCTTCAAAAAAGAGTTTTGAGCGAGCCCTTGAAGAAGGGTGA
- the nuoD gene encoding NADH dehydrogenase (quinone) subunit D, translating to MERIELLSVPSDIEGKSRSETLMLNMGPQHPSTHGVLRVVLSLDGETVVKAVPYIGYLHRGIEKLCEHITYQQCLPYTDRMDYVASICNNIGFILTIEKLLGIEEAIPDRAKVAEVILFELGRIESHLIGIGTNAMDLGAVSAFLYCFKERERIYDILEMVCGARLTTSYPRVGGLPEDLPENFEAAVRNFLNIFPKTLKEVDKLLTRNKIWIKRTKGVAYISAEDAIDLGLTGPALRGSGVPYDVRKAVPYLGYENYDFEIPVATDGDAYSRYLCRLEEMHQSLRIIEQAMSNLPDGPFIADLPEIVLPPKDLVYSRMESLIRHFVIVYEGFKTPAGEVYHSVENPKGELGYYIVSDGSGKPYRMRVRGPSFVNLQALPKMVEGSLLADVVAAIGSIDIVLGEVDR from the coding sequence ATGGAAAGAATAGAGTTATTATCCGTACCATCCGATATTGAGGGAAAATCACGGAGTGAAACCCTTATGCTTAACATGGGGCCGCAGCATCCTTCCACGCATGGTGTACTCAGGGTGGTTCTAAGTCTGGATGGAGAAACAGTAGTGAAAGCAGTTCCATATATCGGTTATCTCCACAGGGGGATTGAAAAGCTCTGTGAGCATATAACTTACCAGCAGTGTCTTCCCTATACTGATAGGATGGATTATGTCGCATCAATTTGTAACAACATAGGATTCATACTCACGATTGAAAAGCTATTGGGTATCGAAGAGGCTATACCAGACAGGGCGAAAGTTGCCGAGGTCATTCTATTCGAGTTGGGAAGAATAGAATCTCACCTCATAGGGATAGGCACAAATGCAATGGATCTTGGTGCAGTGAGTGCTTTCCTCTATTGCTTCAAGGAGAGAGAAAGGATTTACGATATCCTGGAGATGGTTTGTGGCGCTCGATTAACCACATCGTATCCGAGGGTAGGGGGTTTACCTGAAGATCTCCCTGAGAACTTTGAGGCTGCTGTAAGAAATTTTTTAAATATATTTCCTAAGACCCTGAAAGAAGTTGATAAGCTTCTAACACGGAATAAGATCTGGATCAAGAGAACAAAGGGGGTTGCTTATATAAGTGCTGAGGATGCAATAGATCTTGGACTTACGGGACCTGCTCTCAGAGGGAGTGGAGTTCCGTATGACGTGAGAAAGGCGGTACCTTATCTCGGATATGAGAACTACGATTTTGAAATTCCTGTTGCAACGGATGGGGATGCATACTCCCGATATCTATGTAGATTAGAAGAAATGCATCAGAGTCTTAGGATAATCGAACAGGCTATGAGCAATCTACCAGACGGACCCTTTATTGCGGACCTGCCTGAAATAGTCCTTCCTCCGAAGGATCTTGTATATTCAAGAATGGAATCACTTATAAGGCATTTTGTAATCGTCTATGAAGGATTTAAGACACCCGCTGGTGAGGTTTATCATTCAGTAGAAAATCCGAAGGGGGAGCTGGGGTATTATATCGTGAGCGACGGTTCTGGGAAACCCTATAGGATGCGTGTAAGGGGACCTTCTTTCGTCAATTTGCAGGCCCTGCCTAAAATGGTTGAGGGAAGTTTGTTGGCCGACGTTGTCGCGGCAATCGGTAGCATTGATATCGTGTTGGGTGAAGTTGATAGATAG
- the lolA gene encoding outer membrane lipoprotein chaperone LolA: MRIFIVILFLTSILSGSQLLAKENENLDTVLNQIQEKYEKINDFSSKFTQEATVKALNKVQRAQGDVWFKKPGKMRWNYSRPTKDEIVSDGITIWFYNEEEKQVIESSLSEVIDTPTTTTLISGLGNLKNLFDARFSKNNPAKENSTYFIDLSPKENSEEYSSVTIAVDKDSMLVNTIYLYDPFGNLTTVKLSDMQINNGIPDSLFIFKAPKEAEITKVPPSGG, encoded by the coding sequence TTGAGAATCTTCATTGTTATTCTTTTTTTGACTTCAATTTTATCCGGTTCACAATTATTGGCGAAAGAAAATGAAAATCTTGATACGGTATTGAATCAGATTCAGGAAAAATATGAAAAGATAAACGACTTCAGTTCAAAGTTTACACAGGAAGCGACAGTAAAAGCACTAAACAAGGTACAGAGAGCACAAGGCGACGTGTGGTTTAAAAAACCAGGGAAAATGAGGTGGAACTATTCAAGGCCAACGAAAGATGAAATCGTATCTGACGGTATTACAATTTGGTTTTATAACGAAGAAGAAAAACAAGTTATAGAGTCTTCTCTAAGTGAGGTTATAGACACGCCAACAACGACTACTTTGATTTCGGGACTGGGGAATTTAAAAAATCTTTTCGATGCCCGCTTCTCTAAGAATAATCCCGCGAAAGAGAATAGCACCTATTTCATTGATCTTTCACCCAAAGAAAATAGTGAAGAGTACAGCAGTGTTACCATTGCAGTAGACAAGGATTCCATGCTCGTTAATACAATTTATCTCTATGATCCATTTGGAAACTTGACGACGGTTAAACTTAGCGACATGCAAATTAACAATGGGATACCAGACTCTTTGTTCATATTTAAAGCGCCAAAAGAGGCAGAAATAACAAAAGTGCCTCCTTCTGGCGGGTAA